One genomic segment of Candidatus Zixiibacteriota bacterium includes these proteins:
- the rplM gene encoding 50S ribosomal protein L13, protein MKTYTPKLNEIEKKWYLVDAQGKVLGRLASKVAQILLGKGKPKFTPHLDSGDYVVVINCDKVMLTGKKSRLKTYYHYTGYPGGLKKEEFSKLMTKAPDKVFIHSVKGMLPHNRLGDKI, encoded by the coding sequence ATGAAGACTTATACGCCCAAACTGAATGAAATTGAGAAGAAATGGTATCTGGTGGATGCCCAGGGAAAGGTTTTGGGAAGGCTGGCTTCTAAGGTGGCTCAAATTCTTCTGGGAAAAGGCAAACCTAAATTTACACCGCATCTGGATAGCGGCGATTACGTGGTGGTGATAAACTGTGATAAGGTTATGCTGACTGGAAAGAAAAGCAGGCTAAAAACCTATTATCATTACACCGGCTACCCAGGAGGTTTGAAAAAAGAGGAGTTCTCAAAGTTAATGACAAAAGCACCAGATAAAGTATTCATACATTCGGTAAAAGGGATGTTGCCTCATAATAGATTAGGCGACAAGATA